Proteins from a genomic interval of Candidatus Palauibacter australiensis:
- a CDS encoding thioredoxin family protein: MEHVPLPQEGLAAVVKRDCPTCRLVEPVLERLASRPGGLAVFSQDDPDFPAALSGVVDDTELEHSFRLGIETVPTLVRFEDGKEAGRVVGWNRAEWRELTSTPDLGAELPELRPGCGSRSVEPGAAERLRARFGETGIEARQVALEPHADALEACFERGWTDGLPVVPPTPERILRMLAGTPRAADEVVGAVPPDYAECTVEKVAINAVLAGCKPEYMPVLLAALEAALDPGFTLHGILCSTCFTSPLIIVNGPVARRIGMNAGLNVLGQGNRANATIGRALNLIVRNVGGGRPGEIDRATFGAPSKYTFCFAEDESDEEWEPLAVSRGLPRGASAVTLFQGEGVQGIMDQRSRTPEELTASLAACLLAVCHPKICEWAHAVLLLSPEHYGIYREAGWGRARITEALLEATTRPLSEVARGAGGLAEGVPDSEARRRVPKFPPGGLLLARAGGAAGLYSAILAGWPGGRAWQHSHPITREIET; encoded by the coding sequence ATGGAACACGTTCCGCTCCCGCAGGAGGGGCTCGCGGCCGTCGTGAAGCGCGACTGTCCCACGTGCCGGCTGGTCGAACCCGTGCTCGAACGGCTCGCGAGCCGTCCCGGAGGGCTCGCCGTCTTCAGCCAGGACGATCCGGACTTTCCCGCGGCGCTTTCCGGTGTGGTCGACGACACGGAACTCGAACACTCCTTCCGCCTCGGGATCGAGACGGTCCCCACGCTCGTGCGCTTCGAGGACGGGAAGGAGGCGGGCCGCGTGGTGGGCTGGAACCGGGCCGAGTGGCGCGAGCTGACGTCGACGCCGGATCTGGGCGCGGAACTGCCCGAGCTCCGGCCGGGCTGCGGTTCGCGGTCCGTCGAACCCGGCGCGGCGGAGCGGCTGCGGGCGCGCTTCGGGGAGACCGGCATCGAAGCGCGGCAGGTGGCGCTGGAACCGCATGCGGACGCCCTGGAGGCATGCTTCGAGCGCGGGTGGACGGACGGGCTGCCCGTCGTTCCGCCGACCCCGGAGCGGATCCTGCGCATGCTCGCGGGCACGCCCCGGGCTGCGGACGAGGTCGTGGGGGCCGTGCCGCCGGACTACGCGGAGTGCACGGTGGAAAAGGTCGCGATCAACGCCGTGCTCGCCGGCTGCAAGCCGGAGTACATGCCGGTCCTGCTCGCGGCGCTCGAGGCGGCGCTCGACCCCGGCTTCACGCTGCACGGGATCCTGTGCAGCACGTGCTTCACGTCTCCTCTCATCATCGTCAACGGCCCCGTCGCCCGCCGCATCGGGATGAACGCGGGACTCAACGTCCTCGGCCAGGGAAACCGCGCCAACGCGACCATCGGGCGCGCCCTCAACCTGATCGTGCGCAACGTGGGCGGCGGCCGCCCCGGCGAGATCGACCGCGCGACCTTCGGCGCGCCGAGCAAGTACACGTTCTGTTTCGCGGAGGACGAATCGGACGAGGAGTGGGAGCCGCTCGCGGTTTCGCGCGGCCTCCCGCGCGGGGCCAGCGCCGTCACCCTCTTCCAGGGCGAGGGCGTGCAGGGGATCATGGACCAGCGCTCGCGCACGCCGGAGGAGCTGACCGCGTCCCTGGCCGCGTGCCTGCTGGCCGTTTGCCACCCGAAGATCTGCGAGTGGGCGCACGCGGTGCTCCTCCTCTCCCCCGAGCATTACGGCATCTACCGGGAAGCGGGCTGGGGCCGGGCGCGGATCACCGAGGCGCTGCTCGAGGCGACGACGCGGCCGCTGAGCGAGGTGGCGCGCGGCGCGGGAGGCCTCGCGGAGGGCGTGCCGGACTCGGAGGCGCGCCGCCGGGTGCCCAAGTTCCCGCCCGGGGGACTGCTCCTCGCCCGGGCCGGCGGCGCGGCCGGACTGTACTCCGCCATCCTGGCCGGCTGG
- a CDS encoding LuxR C-terminal-related transcriptional regulator, whose product MERTGRRKIDSQDRFERTVASLYGAALDDGAWVSAAGAINDLLRISGHGLTFADPCQTEPEIFFNRFFVGAEHRMDLELLYFRDCYWRDEAIPRLYALGDGDFVYRSELYTDREKETSPAYNEFRHIAKSQDGLFLALDGLDGCGVVWSIGDSVERGGWGQDQIRAIRRLAPHLRQFARIRRALADARALGASLAELLESGRSGVIQLDRRGRILEANDRARAVLAKRDELRDEGGVLAVGTQTEHAELQHLLARALPVYGARGAGGTMKITRRRAGTPLVLEIHPVQKTGTDARSWEVGALALIVDPIARPRVDPGLPAMAWGLTPAESRVAVAVATGQTPAGVAAELGCAESIVRTHLKRVYRKLGVRRQTELVRRVLSLEALRGSFR is encoded by the coding sequence ATGGAGAGGACGGGAAGACGGAAAATTGATTCGCAGGACAGGTTCGAGCGCACCGTGGCGTCGTTGTACGGCGCCGCGCTGGACGATGGGGCGTGGGTCTCGGCGGCCGGGGCGATCAACGACCTGCTCCGGATCAGCGGCCACGGCCTGACGTTCGCGGATCCGTGCCAGACCGAGCCCGAGATCTTCTTCAACCGGTTCTTCGTCGGCGCGGAACACCGGATGGACCTGGAGCTCCTGTATTTTCGCGACTGCTACTGGCGCGATGAAGCGATTCCGCGGCTCTACGCACTCGGCGACGGCGATTTCGTCTACCGGTCGGAACTCTATACCGACCGGGAGAAGGAGACGTCTCCCGCGTACAACGAGTTCCGGCACATCGCGAAGTCGCAGGACGGGCTCTTCCTCGCGCTCGACGGGCTGGACGGCTGCGGCGTCGTCTGGTCCATCGGCGACTCCGTCGAACGGGGAGGCTGGGGGCAGGATCAGATCCGGGCCATCCGCCGACTCGCGCCTCATCTGCGCCAGTTCGCGCGCATCCGTCGTGCGCTGGCCGATGCCAGGGCGCTGGGCGCGTCGCTTGCCGAGCTACTGGAAAGCGGGCGGTCGGGGGTCATCCAGCTGGACCGCCGCGGACGCATCCTGGAGGCGAACGACCGGGCCCGGGCCGTCCTGGCGAAACGCGACGAGCTCCGCGACGAGGGCGGCGTGCTCGCGGTCGGAACTCAGACGGAGCACGCGGAACTGCAGCACCTGCTCGCGCGCGCGCTGCCCGTTTACGGCGCCCGGGGGGCCGGCGGCACGATGAAGATCACGCGCCGCCGTGCCGGGACGCCGCTGGTCCTTGAAATCCACCCCGTCCAGAAGACGGGTACGGACGCTCGTTCGTGGGAGGTCGGCGCGCTGGCGCTGATCGTCGACCCGATCGCCCGTCCCCGGGTGGATCCCGGCTTGCCGGCGATGGCCTGGGGGTTGACGCCTGCGGAGAGCCGTGTGGCGGTGGCGGTGGCGACCGGCCAGACGCCAGCCGGCGTCGCGGCCGAACTGGGGTGCGCGGAGAGCATCGTGCGCACACACCTGAAGCGGGTCTACCGCAAGCTCGGAGTCCGCAGGCAGACCGAACTCGTGCGCAGGGTTCTGTCGCTCGAAGCCCTGCGGGGATCCTTCCGCTAG
- a CDS encoding amidohydrolase family protein, which produces MNRTALARRLAGGVVPGLLLASLSGLAAPAPADAQYMPSQAPVPPPFFALQNARIVTGTGAVIENGTVVIANGLIEAVGADVEVPGDAWLIDVSGLTVYPGLFDGLSRIGMASQVGNPGGGGGNPFAAFVEQANQPRTVGPEDRPATNSWVNAADMLDPDSDDIETWRSGGFTNALVAPDDGIVTGQGVVVNLAGDEQEMVVKAPAALRVTMSGAGGFRSFPGSLMGVIAYIRQLYLDADHSQQYEARYTANPSGQPRPTYDRALGPIQDAIAAGWPTVMPANEVRQIRRAIKLGRDTGARPVLQGAHEAYGLAGEIAAAGAQVLVNADWPERNRDADPEADESLSSLKRRAYAPTTPARLEEAGVEWAFYSGSAGSPRAMMEKVRTAIENGLSEEAALEALTVAPARIYGVDAMLGSVEAGKIANLVVTDGPLFDEDTDIRMVFVDGHRFEEEAPEPRPTEPPAVDMNGTWLLSLNNDSQEATAELEVSEDGTISGVIQGERGEQQITDGWVSGNEFSITASATMGPGMDVEIVYTGTVEGDAIEGNASFGGMRNMDFTGTRPGGGVR; this is translated from the coding sequence ATGAACCGCACCGCACTCGCGCGCCGGCTGGCGGGCGGGGTCGTTCCGGGGCTGCTCCTCGCGTCGCTGTCGGGCCTTGCCGCTCCGGCGCCCGCCGACGCGCAGTACATGCCGAGCCAGGCCCCGGTGCCTCCCCCGTTCTTCGCCCTCCAGAACGCGCGCATCGTGACCGGCACGGGCGCCGTGATCGAGAACGGCACCGTCGTCATCGCCAACGGCCTCATCGAGGCGGTCGGAGCCGATGTCGAAGTCCCCGGCGACGCATGGCTGATCGACGTCTCGGGCCTGACCGTCTACCCCGGCCTGTTCGACGGGCTGTCCCGGATCGGGATGGCCTCGCAGGTGGGGAATCCGGGCGGCGGGGGAGGCAACCCCTTCGCCGCGTTTGTCGAGCAGGCGAACCAGCCCCGCACCGTGGGGCCCGAGGACCGTCCGGCGACGAACTCCTGGGTCAACGCGGCCGACATGCTGGACCCGGATTCCGACGACATCGAGACGTGGCGGAGCGGCGGGTTCACGAACGCGCTCGTGGCGCCCGATGACGGGATCGTGACGGGGCAGGGCGTCGTGGTGAACCTCGCGGGCGACGAGCAGGAGATGGTCGTGAAGGCGCCCGCCGCTCTCCGCGTGACGATGAGCGGAGCCGGAGGGTTCCGGAGCTTCCCGGGTTCCCTCATGGGCGTCATCGCCTACATCCGGCAACTGTACCTGGACGCGGATCACAGCCAGCAGTACGAGGCGCGCTACACGGCCAACCCGAGCGGCCAGCCGCGGCCCACCTACGACCGGGCGCTCGGTCCGATCCAGGACGCGATCGCCGCGGGGTGGCCGACCGTGATGCCGGCGAACGAGGTGCGGCAGATCCGGCGCGCGATCAAGCTCGGGCGCGACACCGGCGCGCGGCCGGTCCTCCAGGGCGCGCACGAGGCGTACGGACTCGCCGGCGAGATCGCGGCGGCCGGCGCCCAGGTGCTCGTGAACGCCGATTGGCCGGAGCGGAACCGCGATGCGGATCCGGAAGCCGACGAATCGCTCTCGTCGCTGAAGCGCCGCGCCTATGCGCCGACGACGCCGGCCCGGCTCGAGGAGGCGGGCGTCGAATGGGCCTTCTACAGCGGCTCGGCCGGGAGCCCCCGCGCCATGATGGAGAAGGTGCGGACGGCGATCGAGAACGGACTCTCCGAGGAGGCGGCGCTGGAGGCGCTCACCGTCGCGCCCGCCCGCATCTACGGCGTGGACGCGATGCTCGGCTCCGTCGAGGCGGGCAAGATCGCGAACCTCGTCGTGACCGACGGCCCGCTGTTCGACGAGGACACCGACATCCGCATGGTGTTCGTCGACGGCCACAGGTTCGAGGAGGAAGCACCGGAGCCGCGGCCGACGGAGCCCCCGGCGGTCGACATGAACGGCACCTGGCTCCTCTCCCTGAACAACGACTCGCAGGAGGCGACGGCTGAACTCGAGGTGTCGGAGGACGGCACGATTTCCGGCGTCATCCAGGGCGAGCGCGGGGAGCAGCAGATCACCGACGGCTGGGTGAGCGGCAACGAGTTCAGCATTACGGCCTCGGCCACGATGGGGCCGGGCATGGACGTGGAGATCGTCTACACCGGCACCGTCGAGGGCGATGCGATCGAGGGGAACGCTTCCTTCGGAGGCATGCGCAACATGGACTTCACGGGCACGAGGCCCGGGGGAGGTGTCCGATGA
- a CDS encoding amidohydrolase family protein → MRDPRTRVAGRVGAGCLALGLALGIPGGAAAQEQPILITGATILTAAEAGRIEDGAVLFQNGRIVAVGPASEVEAPSDAVVIDGTGKYITPGIVDAHSHIAADAINEGAVSVSSMVSIHDVIDPTDVAIYREAAGGTTTSHVMHGSANPIGGNNAVIKHRWGADAQGLLFQGAPPTIKFALGENPKRAGSPNLPGHEARYPASRMGVMDVVRQAFIEASEYKAEWDTYRARVADGDRSAIPPRRNLTMDPLVEVLEGTRYVHAHSYRADEILQLMRVAEEFGFRIHVFQHVLEGYRVADEMAEHGAHASTFSDWWAYKMEAYEAIPHNAAIMTQRGVNVSINSDSGEEGRHLNQEAAKTMKWGGLSEAEALATVTINAAFQLLIDDRVGSLEAGKDADIVLWENYPLSSYARVRTTYIDGEVVFDIDADLAMRAEIEAEKAELREMLGEADEDDSDNEREPDRRPGGER, encoded by the coding sequence ATGAGAGATCCGAGGACACGGGTTGCCGGCCGGGTCGGCGCCGGGTGCCTGGCGCTCGGTCTCGCGCTCGGGATTCCGGGCGGGGCCGCGGCTCAGGAGCAGCCCATCCTGATCACGGGCGCGACGATTCTCACCGCGGCGGAAGCCGGGAGGATCGAGGACGGCGCCGTCCTGTTCCAGAACGGGCGCATCGTCGCCGTCGGGCCGGCCTCCGAGGTGGAGGCCCCCTCCGACGCGGTGGTCATCGACGGGACGGGCAAGTACATCACGCCCGGGATCGTTGACGCCCACTCCCACATCGCGGCCGACGCGATCAACGAGGGGGCGGTCTCCGTCTCCTCCATGGTGTCGATCCACGACGTGATCGACCCGACGGACGTCGCGATCTACCGCGAGGCGGCGGGCGGCACGACGACTTCGCACGTCATGCACGGGAGCGCGAACCCGATCGGCGGCAACAACGCCGTCATCAAGCACCGCTGGGGCGCGGACGCGCAGGGTCTCCTCTTCCAGGGCGCCCCGCCCACGATCAAGTTCGCGCTCGGCGAGAACCCGAAGCGGGCCGGGAGCCCCAACCTACCCGGCCACGAGGCGCGCTATCCCGCCTCCCGCATGGGGGTGATGGACGTGGTCCGGCAGGCCTTCATCGAGGCCAGCGAGTACAAGGCCGAGTGGGACACCTACCGGGCGCGCGTGGCCGATGGCGACCGCAGTGCGATCCCGCCACGCCGCAACCTGACCATGGATCCGCTGGTTGAAGTGCTCGAAGGCACGCGCTACGTGCACGCGCACAGCTACCGCGCGGACGAGATCCTGCAGCTCATGCGGGTGGCCGAGGAGTTCGGCTTCCGCATCCACGTGTTCCAGCACGTGCTCGAAGGCTACCGCGTGGCCGACGAGATGGCCGAGCACGGGGCCCACGCCTCCACCTTCTCCGACTGGTGGGCGTACAAGATGGAGGCCTACGAGGCGATTCCGCACAACGCGGCGATCATGACGCAGCGCGGCGTCAACGTCTCCATCAACTCCGACAGCGGAGAAGAGGGACGGCACCTCAACCAGGAAGCCGCCAAGACGATGAAGTGGGGCGGTCTGAGCGAGGCCGAGGCCCTCGCCACCGTGACGATCAACGCGGCCTTCCAGCTGCTGATCGACGACCGCGTGGGTTCGCTGGAGGCGGGGAAGGACGCGGACATCGTCCTGTGGGAGAACTATCCGCTCTCCTCCTACGCCAGGGTCCGGACGACGTATATCGACGGCGAGGTGGTGTTCGACATCGACGCGGACCTGGCGATGCGGGCCGAGATCGAGGCCGAGAAGGCGGAGTTGAGAGAGATGCTCGGCGAGGCCGACGAGGACGACTCCGATAACGAGCGCGAGCCGGATCGGCGGCCGGGAGGTGAACGATGA
- a CDS encoding amidohydrolase family protein produces the protein MVKSIVAAAAVLGTVGFALPAEAVAQDGGTFAVQGATIHTVADGVIEGGTIVIRDGRIIAVGQDVDIPADAEIIDGEGKHVFPGMIDSFSSLGLTEVGAVAVTNDASELGRWNPHLNAHTAIHPASEHIPVARANGITHSLVAPGGGGRFGGGGGSGIQGQATLVHLDGWTVEEMEIEKTAAMIIGWPTLSTGFRAFAGFGRPAGGRSFQRAQERFDEEVAEMDSWFVAAEHYRQAVASGSSRVPRNIQLEHLSRVLDRGMKVIVRANGWREIESAIEFAEKWNLDLTIAGGNGAREIAGTLAEKNIPVILGPVQRLPQGEDTAYDDPNTLPGVLHEAGVEIAFATFNSSDARTLPYEAANSVSWGLSKEAALEAVTLGPARVLGVDDRLGSLEVGKVGNLIVTDGDPLEITTRIEWVFIKGVPSDLDNKHDSLWEEYRNRPARRVTTTTT, from the coding sequence ATGGTGAAGTCGATAGTCGCGGCGGCGGCAGTCCTCGGCACCGTCGGGTTTGCCCTGCCGGCTGAGGCCGTCGCGCAGGACGGCGGCACGTTCGCGGTACAGGGAGCCACGATTCACACCGTCGCCGACGGCGTGATCGAGGGCGGCACGATCGTCATCCGGGACGGCCGCATCATCGCGGTCGGACAGGACGTCGACATCCCGGCGGACGCCGAGATCATCGACGGGGAGGGGAAGCACGTCTTTCCCGGCATGATCGATTCGTTCAGCTCGCTCGGGCTCACGGAGGTCGGGGCCGTCGCGGTGACGAACGACGCGAGCGAGCTGGGGCGCTGGAACCCGCATCTCAACGCGCACACGGCGATCCACCCCGCCAGCGAGCACATCCCGGTCGCGCGCGCGAACGGGATCACGCACTCGCTGGTCGCGCCCGGCGGCGGCGGCCGCTTCGGCGGCGGCGGAGGTTCGGGCATCCAGGGTCAGGCCACGCTCGTCCACCTCGACGGCTGGACGGTGGAGGAGATGGAGATCGAGAAGACGGCGGCCATGATCATCGGCTGGCCCACGCTGTCGACGGGTTTCCGCGCCTTCGCCGGCTTCGGCCGCCCGGCCGGGGGCCGCTCCTTCCAGCGGGCGCAGGAGCGCTTCGACGAGGAAGTGGCGGAGATGGACTCGTGGTTCGTCGCCGCCGAGCACTACCGGCAGGCCGTGGCGTCCGGATCGAGCCGCGTGCCCCGCAACATCCAGCTCGAGCACCTGTCGCGCGTCCTCGACCGGGGGATGAAGGTCATCGTGCGGGCGAACGGATGGCGCGAGATCGAGTCGGCCATCGAGTTCGCGGAGAAGTGGAACCTGGACCTCACCATCGCGGGCGGGAACGGGGCGCGCGAGATCGCCGGCACGCTCGCCGAGAAGAACATCCCCGTGATCCTGGGGCCGGTGCAGCGGCTGCCGCAGGGCGAGGACACCGCGTACGACGATCCGAACACGCTGCCCGGCGTGCTGCACGAGGCGGGGGTCGAGATCGCGTTCGCGACCTTCAACTCGTCCGATGCGCGGACCCTGCCCTACGAGGCCGCGAACTCCGTGTCGTGGGGGCTCTCGAAGGAGGCGGCGCTGGAAGCGGTGACGCTGGGCCCGGCGCGCGTGCTGGGCGTGGACGACCGGCTTGGGTCGCTGGAAGTCGGGAAGGTGGGGAACCTGATCGTGACCGACGGGGATCCGCTCGAGATCACGACCCGGATCGAGTGGGTGTTCATCAAGGGCGTGCCGTCCGACCTGGACAACAAGCACGATAGCCTGTGGGAGGAATACAGGAACCGCCCGGCGCGGCGCGTGACCACGACGACGACCTAG
- a CDS encoding peptide chain release factor-like protein: MSAAESRSDEELLAECTVETFRAGGPGGQHQNKTESAVRLTHRPTGIVVTARESRSQHRNRARALDRLRATLREREHTPRPRRPTKPTRASREQRLEKKRRRSLTKRQRRRPESDE, from the coding sequence GTGAGCGCCGCGGAGTCACGCAGCGACGAAGAACTGCTCGCCGAGTGCACCGTCGAGACGTTCCGGGCCGGTGGTCCGGGCGGCCAGCACCAGAACAAGACGGAGTCGGCCGTCCGGCTCACGCACCGTCCCACCGGCATCGTCGTGACCGCGCGCGAGTCCCGCAGCCAGCACCGCAACCGGGCCCGCGCCCTGGACCGGCTCCGCGCCACCCTCCGGGAGCGGGAGCACACGCCGCGGCCCCGCCGCCCGACGAAGCCCACCCGGGCCTCCCGCGAACAACGGCTGGAAAAGAAACGGCGCCGCTCCCTCACGAAGAGGCAGCGGCGCCGTCCCGAATCCGACGAGTAG
- a CDS encoding PH domain-containing protein: MNESTHSPETPDLPETSETPETWGTPETAGSWDPADPPNREAGSIADGVRRSLDPKVIPLQRTIGAIVTGCVSLPLGAAVGVLWAAFGPPPVVWGPMLGGWAAVTGALGWWLQRWPVLHHRYASYAVHPDGIEIRKGVIWRQAISVARSRVQHTDVSQGPLERKYGLGTLGVYTAGTDHAKVSLDGLEHDTALRIRDHLLPPAGDDAV, translated from the coding sequence ATGAACGAGTCGACGCACAGCCCGGAGACGCCGGACCTGCCCGAGACGTCCGAAACGCCCGAGACATGGGGGACGCCGGAGACGGCGGGCTCCTGGGACCCGGCGGACCCGCCGAACCGGGAGGCCGGCAGCATTGCCGACGGGGTGCGCCGTTCGCTCGATCCGAAGGTGATCCCGCTGCAGCGCACGATCGGCGCCATCGTCACGGGTTGCGTCTCGCTCCCGCTCGGCGCCGCGGTCGGCGTGCTGTGGGCGGCCTTTGGACCCCCTCCGGTCGTATGGGGCCCGATGCTGGGAGGTTGGGCCGCGGTCACCGGCGCGCTGGGCTGGTGGCTGCAGCGGTGGCCCGTCCTTCACCACCGCTACGCGTCCTACGCCGTGCACCCGGACGGGATCGAGATCCGCAAGGGCGTGATCTGGCGGCAGGCGATCAGCGTGGCGCGCTCCCGCGTCCAGCACACCGACGTGTCGCAGGGTCCGCTCGAGCGGAAGTACGGCCTCGGGACGCTGGGCGTCTACACCGCGGGCACCGACCACGCCAAGGTCTCCCTCGACGGCCTGGAGCACGACACGGCGCTCCGCATCCGGGATCATCTCCTGCCGCCCGCGGGGGACGATGCCGTCTGA
- a CDS encoding PH domain-containing protein: MPSEAAAPTRAIEHRLHPLSVGFSLASQLRRAILPLIIGGASANFLGVVEMRFVLLVGLIPLVVGAVVRYLTFRYRYEEAELVIRSGLLFRRERHVPYARIQNLDAVQGVFHRVLGVVEVKLQTGGGQEPEATLTVLPLPALEALRQRVREGKREAAGEVAGAGEVTDAATGTAADAAATLDAAATGMPAEPAADPASADSAESRTLLHLPARELLLHGLLQNRGMVLIAAAFGLAWETGLFERASDWVAGEQSWIGPAVEGAAADVVVAGILVTVLAIAALVVAFVIFARLLSIVWTLVRLHDYRVVRSEEGLRATFGMLTQVAATIPLRRVQTVTIHEGPLQRWAGRVAVGVQTAGGSQAGQPGNADPHRHQLAPILRRERLREFLREVIPELDAPEVGWEPVSPLAFRRVVRGISLLATLAAVPLYFALGGWGVAFHAAFLAWAVFYARRYVDCLGWALKDDMVWFRSGWLWRRTTIARYTRIQVVALRASPIDRWRGMASLRVDTAGAGAAAHKVDIPYLPVDTARQLRTLLAAEAARTAFRW; this comes from the coding sequence ATGCCGTCTGAGGCGGCGGCGCCCACGCGGGCGATCGAGCACCGTCTCCATCCGCTCTCCGTCGGCTTCTCGCTCGCAAGCCAGCTCCGGCGGGCGATCCTCCCGCTGATCATCGGAGGCGCGTCGGCCAACTTCCTCGGCGTCGTGGAGATGCGTTTCGTCCTCCTGGTCGGGCTCATCCCGCTCGTGGTGGGTGCCGTCGTCCGCTACTTGACGTTCCGGTACCGGTACGAGGAGGCGGAACTCGTGATCCGGAGCGGACTCCTGTTTCGGCGCGAGCGGCACGTCCCCTACGCCCGCATCCAGAACCTCGACGCCGTGCAGGGCGTTTTCCACCGCGTGCTGGGCGTCGTGGAGGTCAAGCTCCAGACGGGCGGGGGACAGGAACCCGAGGCGACGCTGACCGTCCTCCCCCTGCCGGCCCTCGAAGCGCTGCGCCAGCGGGTCCGCGAGGGAAAGCGGGAAGCCGCCGGGGAGGTGGCGGGTGCCGGAGAGGTGACGGACGCCGCGACGGGGACGGCTGCCGACGCGGCGGCGACTCTCGACGCAGCGGCGACCGGTATGCCCGCCGAGCCGGCGGCGGATCCCGCTTCGGCCGATTCCGCGGAGAGCCGCACACTGCTGCACCTTCCGGCGCGCGAACTCCTGCTCCACGGTCTCCTCCAGAACCGCGGCATGGTGCTGATCGCCGCCGCTTTCGGCCTCGCTTGGGAGACGGGCCTCTTCGAGCGGGCCTCCGACTGGGTCGCCGGGGAGCAGTCGTGGATCGGCCCCGCGGTCGAGGGCGCGGCTGCGGACGTGGTGGTGGCCGGCATTCTCGTGACCGTGCTCGCCATAGCGGCGCTGGTCGTCGCCTTTGTGATCTTCGCCCGGCTGCTCTCGATCGTCTGGACGCTCGTGCGCCTGCACGACTACCGGGTCGTGCGCTCCGAGGAGGGGCTGCGCGCCACGTTCGGCATGCTGACGCAGGTCGCTGCCACCATCCCGCTGCGGCGCGTCCAGACGGTGACGATCCACGAGGGGCCGCTGCAGCGCTGGGCGGGCCGGGTCGCGGTCGGCGTCCAGACCGCCGGCGGAAGCCAGGCCGGACAGCCCGGGAACGCGGATCCCCACCGGCATCAACTCGCGCCCATCCTTCGCCGGGAACGCCTGCGCGAGTTCCTCCGGGAGGTGATCCCCGAACTGGACGCCCCCGAGGTCGGCTGGGAGCCCGTCTCTCCGCTCGCGTTCCGTCGCGTGGTGAGGGGGATCTCCTTACTCGCGACGCTGGCCGCGGTGCCGCTCTACTTTGCGCTCGGAGGCTGGGGCGTCGCCTTCCACGCCGCCTTCCTGGCCTGGGCGGTGTTCTACGCGCGGCGCTACGTAGACTGCCTCGGGTGGGCGCTGAAGGACGACATGGTCTGGTTCCGCAGCGGCTGGCTGTGGCGCCGCACGACGATCGCCCGCTACACCCGCATCCAGGTCGTGGCGCTGCGCGCTTCCCCGATCGACCGCTGGCGGGGCATGGCCAGCCTCCGGGTGGACACGGCCGGAGCAGGCGCCGCCGCCCACAAGGTGGACATCCCCTACCTGCCCGTCGACACGGCCCGACAACTGCGAACCCTCCTTGCCGCGGAGGCTGCCCGAACCGCCTTCCGCTGGTAA